The DNA segment GCTTAATAGGTGAATTTTCTATAAATCATTTGAGACATTCTGTTATATTGATGCCGATGATGGATGAACTTCTAAAAATGGCGGAGGTAAAAAAAGAGGAAATAACGCATATAGCCGTATGTGAAGGGCCAGGGTCTTTTACAGGTTTAAGGATAGGCGCTGCTACTGCGAAAGGGTTGGCTCAATCTCTTGATGTGCCAATTGTTGGCGTTTCTTCATTAGATGCCCTTGCATATAATGTAGGAGAATTTAAAGGCATCATCTGCTCTATGATTGATGCTTTAAGAGGAAACGTATATACGGCTTTTTATAGAGGCGGATATGAGATAAATAGGCTTAAAGATGTGTCGTTAGAAGAAGTAAGTGAAGTAATAAGTACAGCGAAAGGATACAGTGAAGAAGTCTTATTCGTTGGAGATGGCACCATTGCTTATAAAGACACATTAAAAATTGCATTGCCAGATGCCATTTTTGCATCGCCTATTAACAACATATCAAGAGCGTCATCTGTTGGAATGATAGCACTTAAAAAAATATCAAAGGGCGAGTTATGCACATATCTTGACTTTAAACCGTATTATATTAGAAAGCCTGCACCGCTGGAAAATTTAAAATGATGTTTTGGAGGGTTTTATGGATATAAAGATTCGCCCTATGGTAAAAAGCGATATAGACAAGGTCATGGAAATTGAGTATTTAAGCTTTTCTGTGCCTTGGTCTTTTGAATCGTTTGTGATGGAAGTTACGAAAAATAGATGTGCACACTATATTGTGGCCGAAGTAGACGGTAAGGTGGCTGGATACGGTGGCTTTTGGGTGGTTGTTGATGAAGGACACATAACTAATATTGCCGTTCATCCGGATTTTCGCGGGCAAGGTGTAGGCTCTGCCATCGTTGAAGGCCTTATTGAACTTGCTAAGACAAAAGGCATAACGTCTATGACGCTGGAAGTTAGAGAATCTAACCTTGTGGCACAATCGCTTTATAAAAAATACGGATTTAAACCTGTTGGCAAAAGAAAAGGGTACTATCAGGATAACAATGAAGATGCAGTCATAATGTGGAAATACGATATGTAAGGAGAGATTGTATGAGGGAAAACACGATTGTATTAGGGATCGAGACATCATGCGACG comes from the Thermoanaerobacterium aotearoense genome and includes:
- the rimI gene encoding ribosomal protein S18-alanine N-acetyltransferase → MDIKIRPMVKSDIDKVMEIEYLSFSVPWSFESFVMEVTKNRCAHYIVAEVDGKVAGYGGFWVVVDEGHITNIAVHPDFRGQGVGSAIVEGLIELAKTKGITSMTLEVRESNLVAQSLYKKYGFKPVGKRKGYYQDNNEDAVIMWKYDM
- the tsaB gene encoding tRNA (adenosine(37)-N6)-threonylcarbamoyltransferase complex dimerization subunit type 1 TsaB: MKVLAIDSSSKTATVALVDESGLIGEFSINHLRHSVILMPMMDELLKMAEVKKEEITHIAVCEGPGSFTGLRIGAATAKGLAQSLDVPIVGVSSLDALAYNVGEFKGIICSMIDALRGNVYTAFYRGGYEINRLKDVSLEEVSEVISTAKGYSEEVLFVGDGTIAYKDTLKIALPDAIFASPINNISRASSVGMIALKKISKGELCTYLDFKPYYIRKPAPLENLK